Proteins found in one Arachis stenosperma cultivar V10309 chromosome 8, arast.V10309.gnm1.PFL2, whole genome shotgun sequence genomic segment:
- the LOC130946500 gene encoding glutaredoxin-C6-like, translating to MQVQNDVVVPVPLHLSTMSCPSLSMELDESTESRIQRLITEHPVIIFTRSSCCMCHVMKNLLATIGVNPTVINLDDDEIDALPSPSAPAAFIGGTFIGGLESLVALHVSGLLVPKLVQVGALSLGWD from the exons ATGCAAGTTCAAAACGACGTCGTCGTCCCGGTTCCCCTCCATCTTAGCACCATGTCTTGTCCTTCCTTGTCCATGGAGCTGGACGAATCCACCGAATCCCGAATCCAGCGCCTAATCACAGAGCACCCAGTCATCATCTTCACCCGCTCCTCCTGTTGCATGTGCCACGTCATGAAGAATCTCCTCGCCACCATCGGCGTCAACCCTACCGTCATCAACCTCGACGACGATGAGATCGACGCCCTCCCTTCTCCCTCCGCCCCCGCCGCCTTTATCGGCGGCACCTTCATAGGCGGCCTGGAGTCCCTGGTTGCACTCCACGTCAGCGGCCTCCTCGTCCCCAAGCTCGTCCAAGTCGGTGCTCTATCTCTGG GGTGGGATTGA